Proteins encoded within one genomic window of Streptomyces sp. NBC_01314:
- a CDS encoding cupin domain-containing protein, whose product MTSDTVGTAPVIAPEETDPELRKLYDGFAAAGLIPLWTEIGTLMPMTPQPEAVPHVWQWDTLLPLARRSGDLVPVGRGGERRAIALANPGLPGRPYATPNLWAAIQYLGPREVAPAHRHSQGAFRFILEGEGVWTVVNGDAVEMRPGDLLLTPSMHWHGHHHVGDAPMVWLDGLDIPLVHRLDAGFFEFGEDGVSDRSTPTRSRNERLWGHPGLRPIAAEDSPDSPLMAYRWADTDDALTAQLELADEGHPGVIEPGHAGIRFTNPATGRDALASLRTEMHRLRPRSATATRRTVGSSVWQVFRGSGTVTLDDRVIEVTAGDLIAVPSWCALSIAAHTQLDLFTFSDTPLYEALNLARTETTEKPQAAGNTGSTRA is encoded by the coding sequence ATGACCAGTGACACCGTCGGCACCGCGCCCGTCATAGCCCCGGAGGAGACGGACCCCGAACTCCGGAAGCTGTACGACGGATTCGCGGCGGCCGGGCTCATCCCGCTGTGGACCGAGATCGGCACCCTCATGCCGATGACCCCGCAGCCCGAAGCGGTCCCGCACGTCTGGCAGTGGGACACCCTGCTGCCGCTCGCCCGCCGGTCCGGAGACCTGGTGCCGGTCGGGCGCGGCGGTGAGCGCCGCGCCATCGCCCTCGCCAACCCCGGCCTGCCCGGACGGCCGTACGCGACTCCCAATCTCTGGGCGGCGATTCAGTATCTGGGCCCGCGCGAGGTCGCCCCCGCGCACCGCCACTCGCAGGGCGCGTTCCGGTTCATCCTGGAGGGTGAGGGCGTGTGGACGGTCGTCAACGGCGACGCCGTGGAGATGCGGCCCGGGGACCTGCTGCTCACCCCGTCGATGCACTGGCACGGCCACCATCACGTCGGCGACGCGCCGATGGTCTGGCTCGACGGCCTCGACATCCCGCTCGTACATCGCCTGGACGCCGGGTTCTTCGAGTTCGGCGAGGACGGGGTGTCCGACCGCTCGACCCCGACCCGGTCGCGCAACGAGCGGCTGTGGGGCCACCCCGGGCTGCGCCCGATCGCGGCCGAGGACAGCCCCGACTCCCCGCTCATGGCCTACCGCTGGGCCGACACCGACGACGCGCTCACCGCCCAGCTGGAGCTGGCGGACGAAGGACACCCCGGCGTCATCGAGCCCGGCCACGCCGGCATCCGCTTCACCAACCCCGCCACCGGCCGCGACGCCCTGGCCAGTCTGCGCACCGAGATGCACCGCCTGCGCCCGCGCTCGGCCACCGCCACCCGCCGCACGGTGGGCTCCTCGGTCTGGCAGGTCTTCCGCGGCAGCGGCACCGTCACCCTCGACGACCGCGTGATCGAGGTGACCGCCGGCGACCTGATCGCCGTCCCCTCCTGGTGCGCGCTCAGCATCGCCGCCCACACGCAGCTCGACCTGTTCACCTTCAGCGACACGCCCCTCTACGAAGCGCTCAACCTCGCCCGCACCGAAACGACCGAGAAGCCGCAAGCGGCTGGGAACACCGGGAGCACCCGCGCATGA